DNA from Streptosporangiales bacterium:
GGCAACGCCACGCTCAGCGTGCTGGTGTTCACCGCCATCAGGAACGCGCCGATGCTCGTCACCGACAGCACCCGCCAGTGGTAGCGACCAGGCGCGGCAGACTCGCCGCCGGGGTAAGTCGGATCGCGATGTCGTCGCCGGAACCGCCGTCCTGCGGGCACCGAGAAACCGCCTCACCCGTTCGGTCACCTTCCCCACCATCAAACCAGATAACTCCGTCTCGGAGCTATCTAGGTGGCAGCGCGGTGGCCGCACGGCGGAGCGAGGCTCTAGGCCGTGACGTCGAGTGCGGCTCGCACGATGCTGTCGGTGTCGATGCCGTGGTACCGGTAGACGTCCTCCAGGGCGCCCGACTGGCCGAAGCCGGTGACGCCGAGCGCGGTGGTGCGCGCCTGGTTGACCGTCGCCAGGAAGGTCAGGGCATGCGGGTGGCCGTCGAGCACCGTCACCAGCGGGGCCGCCCGCGACGCAGGGAACACCTGGTCGAGGATCCACGACTCGGCCTGCTCGTGGCCCTGTCGACCGCGGACGGCGCGGTAGAGCAGGTCCGGACTCGTCACGCACACGACGTCGGCCGGCATGCCGACCTGCGCCAGCCGCTGCGCCGCCGCGAGCGCGTCCGGCACGACGGCGCCCATCGCGGCGATGGTGACCTTCGGCTCGGCCACCCGGTGCAGCACGTACGCGCCGGCGGTGACCTGCCGCCTGCGGCGTTCCCGCGCGGCCGGGTCGACCGGCAGCGCGGCCAGCGTCTGGTCGATCGGCCTGGTGGACAGCCGCAGGTACGCGGAGCTGCCGTCCGGCCGGCCCAGCCGCGCCAGGCTGGCGAGCAGCACCCACTCGGTGTCGATGGCGAACGCCGGCTCGTACGTGACGCAGCCGGCCTGCTCCAACCCGATCGACGGCGTCTTGATCGACTGGTGCGCGCCGCCTTCAGGTGCGAGCGTGACACCCGAAGGGGTGCCGACCACGATCGACTGGCCGCCGGCGTAGATGCCGAACGCCCAGGGTTCGAGCGCCCGCTCGACGAACGGGTCGTACAGCACGCCGATCGGTAGCAGTGGTTCGCCCCAGCGGCTCCAGGTGGCGCCGAGCTCGCTGATCAGCCCGACCAGGTTGCCCTCCGCGATGCCCAGCTCGATGTGCTGGCCGCTGGGTTGTTCCCGCCAGTGCAGCAGCGTCTCCCGGTCGTCGGCGAACCAGTCGCGGCGTTCGCGCGCCGACCACACGCCGACCTTGTTCACCCAGCCGCCGAGGTTCGTGGTGGAGCTGACGTCCGGGCTCACCGTCACCACCCGGCGCGCCGCGTCCGGGGCCTGCCTGGTCAGGTCGAGCAAAGCACGCCCGAGCGCCGCCTGGGTGGTGGCCGTACCCGACGGGGTGCGACCGAAGCCGGTCGGCACGGCGGGTGGCGTCGCTGCCGGCCGTGCGGTCCTGCGCAGCCGGTCGGCGGTCGCCGCACACAGCCGCTGCGCGTCGCCGCCGGCGGGGAACTGGCGCCACGGGTCGTCCGGGTCGGCGCCGAGCCGGGCGGCCAGCTCGCGCATCTGCTCCTCGGTCAGCAGCGACGAG
Protein-coding regions in this window:
- a CDS encoding pyruvate dehydrogenase, giving the protein MSVPVTSKSTVSSEDTVLNEVADRVLWLATAIVDQANRVRQNPSGLKVGGHQASSASMVSIMTSLWFRHLRAEDRVSVKPHASPVLHAINYLLGALDASYLPRLRDFGGLQSYPSRSKDPDPVDYSTGSVGIGATAPIWGALSRRYVDTAVGGAGSGRQFSLVGDAELDEGAVWEAILDPAVAELGEIVWIVDLNRQSLDRVVPNIAAEKLQGLFGAAGWQVLTLKYGQRLEAVMARPGGDALRRRIDEMTNPEYQRLLRCDATELRERLPGTGPDAQAIAQLIEQLDDDGLVDAFANLGGHDLGALDQAFAAIDDSVPTVIFAYTVKGWGLPTRGHPQNHSSLLTEEQMRELAARLGADPDDPWRQFPAGGDAQRLCAATADRLRRTARPAATPPAVPTGFGRTPSGTATTQAALGRALLDLTRQAPDAARRVVTVSPDVSSTTNLGGWVNKVGVWSARERRDWFADDRETLLHWREQPSGQHIELGIAEGNLVGLISELGATWSRWGEPLLPIGVLYDPFVERALEPWAFGIYAGGQSIVVGTPSGVTLAPEGGAHQSIKTPSIGLEQAGCVTYEPAFAIDTEWVLLASLARLGRPDGSSAYLRLSTRPIDQTLAALPVDPAARERRRRQVTAGAYVLHRVAEPKVTIAAMGAVVPDALAAAQRLAQVGMPADVVCVTSPDLLYRAVRGRQGHEQAESWILDQVFPASRAAPLVTVLDGHPHALTFLATVNQARTTALGVTGFGQSGALEDVYRYHGIDTDSIVRAALDVTA